The sequence GGGCACTGGCCGAATTGGCGACGAGGCTGGACGGCGCCGCCGTAGACGCGGCCGACGCTGACGACGTGGCGTTCGTCCACGTCAGCGTCGACCGGCAGGGTGGGATCCGGTGGCAGTACCGCGTTGGTGAGCTGTCCGACCTCGATGCCTGGCCCTCCGGGCCTCAGCCTCAGCCGGTGCCGAGCGCTGAGCAATCTCGCCGCTGAGCCTCCACAGCCCATTCCAGGACGTAGAGCCGCCCAAGCGGCCTACCACCCCATGAGGTGTCAAAAAGCGTCGTCCCAGCTCAACACCGTCACCACGGCACCGAGCCCGACGCCGGCGAGATCTTCGCACCGCCTTGGCGCACGACGTTCGCATGCGTGATTCTGGCCTGTTGGTAAGGATCGCCCCACCAGCCATCATCTGAGATGTCGCCGCAGGCGGACAGCGGCCGGACTGCGCGGGAGGCGAGGATCGTGTCGGCGAGACTGATATGGGAACTACGTCGTTTCTGTCCCGGGTACGGCCCCTTATGGTTCCGAAACCCCTGGATCTGTGGAGGATCGGGTCTGCCAGGTCTACGGTCAAGGCATGCAGGCCGATGCGCTGGGGCTTTGGGAGGCGGCTGGCTGGGGGCTGGCCGGTGGTGCCGCGACCGCGCTGGTGTCCCTGCTGGGCGCAGTCCGAGCCGCCGGATATCGCTGGCCCTGGCGGAGCAAGGCTGGCACTCCGGAGGAGACACGAGAGCTGTTCTGGGCCCGTCTAGCGGTGCTGGGTGGCTCGCTACTGCTTGGCGCCCTGGTGTCGGCCGCCGCGCACGGTCAGATGAGCGGTCCCTGGCCGGCTTTCATCATCGGCGTGGGCGCCGAGGCCAGCGTGCGCGGCATGCTGGCGGGTGTGGAGGTTAGCACTCGCAAGCCCGAAGACGGGGCGGGAGGTGGCAGCAATAGTGACAGCACGCCGTGACAGCCTGCTCAGTCGCCTGGCCCGCGCCTCTCGACCAGTACATCCTTGGTTGCGCGTTACCGCCTCTCCGAGATGGGCCCGCGTGCTCATCGCGGCGGGCGCGCGCCCGGCACCCTCCGACAGCATGGCCGTCACCTTTCCTCCGATGGAGACAGCACACGATGTGGCATCGGGGCAGGACCTGGCTCGTGTGGACTTGGGTAGCACGAACCTGCACCCCGCGTACCGATCCCAGGGCCGAGACGCAACATCTGTCATGTTGGCTGACCGCTGGCCGGAGGAGAGATTCCAGCAATTGAGGCAGCACGCCGACCCGGCCATCGACAAGGTTGTGGCCGAATACCTGGAGGCACAGCCTGCAGGCAGGGGTGCGCTCGACCTGGTGAAGGCCGTGATCAGCGAGCTGGGGCAGGCCAAGCGGGAGGCCAGAGCCCCCTCGGGCGAGCCGCCCGCCTCCGAGATCTTCGATGCGATCGGCTTCGTCGAGGACCTGCCCGAGTGGGGGGACGACCGGGAGTTGCTGGCCCGGGGGCAGGCGGTGTTCGCTGACTACGGGCTCTACCAGTCGGTCGCGCTGTTTTTCGCGTGCCTGCCGATGACGTACGCGGAGGTATCCAGCGCCAAGGTGCTGGCCGACGTCTCCGACCTGGCCACGCACAGCCTCACCCGCTGGGCAGGCGAGAGCTGGCAGCTGCTGATCGACATGATGGGGCTCAAAGTCGTCAACAGCTTGGAGATCGGACGCCCCGGGCACACCACGGCGATCGGACTGCGGATCCTGCACTCGTTCGTGCGGGCCCTGATCGAGGAGAGGTACGCCGACCAGTGGGACACCGAGCGCTACGGCCCGCCGGTCAACCAGGAACTGCTGCTGGCCACGCTCTTCGACTTCTCCGTGGGGACATGGGAGGCCATGGAGACCATGGGCGTCGTGCTGAGCGAGGAGGAGCGCGCCGCCAACCTCTACACGTGGAGCATCTTCGGCAACCTCATGGGGGTCGAGGTGTGCCGCGACGGCCCCCTCACCCTCGACGACGTCGAACCGATCAGCGCGCGCCTAGGCCGCCTGTATGACTCCAGCGATGAGGGCCGCCGGTTGATGGCCCGGCTCCTGGAGGAGGTGGAGGAGTTCATGCCGCTGGGCTGGCGCAAGATGCCGCGAAGCCTGGTGCACTGGATCTTCCACGATGCGGCCCACGGCGCAAACCGCGTACCCAAGCTTCTGGCCGTGCCCATGCCCGCCTGGTGGTTCACCGCGCTGTTCACGGTGGCGCGCAGGGGCCACCGCCACGCGAGACTGACGAGGGTGGTGGACGGTCTGCTTCGCTGGCTGGCGCGTAGGGTCGGGCGCCAGATTGCGATCGCTTTGGCCGACCGGCAATCGCAGGAGCAGGCGGCCCTGAAGATTCCTGCGGAGCTGGCTCACGCATGGAGCATCAAGCAGTCGAAACCCGCGATGAAGACGCGCGAAGTCCGGCGCAACGTCCGGCGGAGGGTTCGAGGCTGGCTTCCCGGTCGCTGATGGCGCGCCAGGCCTCCCGACCCACTGGTCCTCATCGGCCGACCCAGACCCAGGCCGACCACGACCGCCACCGCTGGAACGTCGTCACGCCCACCGGCGACGTCGCCGGCACGGTGAGCAAGGCCGGCTGGCACCACCGGGCGTGGGAGGCCATCGCCGGCGACCCGGCCAAACGGCACTACCACCCCATCCCCGTCGAGCCGATCGGGGATGAGCCCGGCCGTAGCAGCGCCGACGGGTACTGGCGCACCCGCAACGCCGCCGCGCTGGCAGTCGCCCGCTGGCATGACCCGGGCCTCGACACGGGCCCGGCGCTACGCCGGTGAGGCGCCGGCGGATTCACGTACAAGATCCCGCGAAGAGACAGCGAGAGGGGACGTGACATGTGCCGAGCCAAGGACCACGGCGGCCGCCGATGCCCCGGCGGCCACAGCACCACCCGCGAGGCGCAGACTGCCCGCCAGCGGTTATGCCGCGCCCGCAAGGCCCTGGCCGCCGCCGAAGCCGGCGGGGCCCCTGAGGCGATCCGATCCGCTCGCGAGCGGGTTCAGCAGGCCGAACAGGCCGTCACCACGGTCAGGACCAGCCGACAACCGCCCGGCGGTGCCGGTGACGTGCGTCCGCACGAAGGGGACGTGACACCCGCTCCCGCCCCCGCTCCCGCCGCCAAGCGCGAGCGTGACGGCATCCCCACGCAGACCGCCGAGTCGGCGGCCGCTGACCTGGGTGTCTCTGTCAGCACCGTCCACCGCTGGCTGCGGACTGGAGAGATCCGCAAGCACGGCGTCACCGGCCACAAGGACAGCCGCGGCCGATGGGTCATCACCCTCATCGGCGACGCCCCTTCCCCTCCCCGCGCCGACGTCGAACAGCAGATCCGCGCCGCCTATGACCTGCTTGCCCGTCGGCCCGGCGCCTGGGTCGGCCTGGCCGGCGTGCGCGAGCTCGTGGACGCGCCTCGCGACCAGGTGGACGACGTGCTGCGCCGGCTGGAGCGGAGGCCGGACGTGAACATGGTGCCGGAGTCGAACCAGAAGACGCTCAGGCAGGAGGACCGCGAGGCCGCGATCACCATCGGAGCCCAGGACAAGCACCTCATCTGGTTCGACCCGCAGCCTGCTCTGCAGGACCTGCCCACGGCGAACGACGCGCGCCGATCCCCATGATCGTCTGAGGGCTGTGCGTCCTCGCCGGGACGAGGACCAGCGATCACCCCAGCCGAGGCCGACGCCGGTGGCCTCGCCATGTGGTTCGCCACGCTCGGGGCAGCGCGACCGCATGCCCTGATCAATGGGCTGGGTGGGGCGCCACCCGCTCATCTCTTCACGTACAGATCGCTGTAGATCATCAGATGCTCGATCCCGCGCAACGTCTCATGGCACACGTACGCGGCCCACTTCCCCGCCCCGACCCCCTCCTGCCCGATCTGGTTGCACCAGGCGCTGGTGCCGAAGTAGGAGTTCTCATACACATAGCCCGCCGGCGGCGCCCAGGGCGCGGAGGCGGCGGCGGGGCCGGCGGTGAGGACGGGACCGGTCAGCGCGAGGGCGGCGACGGCGGCGAGGCGGTTGATGCTGCGCATGTGGTGCTCCCTTTCAGCAGGTCAGGAGGGGTCGGCGGCGAGACGGGGCTCCCGCGGCCGTCAGAGGGTGAAGCCGAGCGTCCCGACGAACCGGGCGGGCTCGAGCAGGGCGTTGCGGCCGATGCCCGCGGCCGCCAGGTCGATCGGCCGCAGCCGGGTCTGCATGCCCGCGGTGGCCAGCAGCCGGTCCAGCAGGTGCCAGCCCGCGAACGACGTGGCCCGCTCGGCCAGGTCGGCGTCCGCGGTGACGCCGCTGTCGCGGTAGCCCTGCCAGAAGGCCGAGATCAGGGGACGCACCGCGGCGATCTCGGCGGCGCCGCGCTCCAGGATCAGCTCGCGGGTGAGGGTCACGCCGGGCCCGTAGACCTTGTCCACGTCGGAGTTGATCTTCCGGATGGCGTGGTGCAGCCACTCCCCGGCGAAGGCGCCGACGTCGCGGGCGGGGTCGGCGACCCGGGCCTCCTCCCAGTCGACGACGTGCAGCCGGTCGTCGTGCAGCAGGAACTGGTCCAGCCGCAGGTCACCGTGGCAGGTGCGCGGCCGTACGGACTGCTCGCGCTCGCGCAGCGCCTCCAGGGCGGTGATGAGCGGCCGGTCGTTCTGCAGCAGCGTCCAGTAGTGCAGCTCGGCCACGCGCGCGGCGGAGAACAGGCTGAGCGGCAGCGCGTGCAGGGCCCAGGTGGGCGGCAGCGGGTGCGCGGAGCGGTCGGCGGTCAGCGGGAGCCGGTGCAGGGCGCCGATGGCGCGGCCGCAGCGGCGGGCCAGGCCGGCGTCGAACTCGCCCTTGGTGGCGAGGCTGTTGCCGGCCAGGCCGTGCTCGAGCCATTCGAAGACCAGCAGCCGGTGCTCCTCGTCGTGGCCGAGCAGGGGCGGGCAGCGCAGGTCGTCCGTGTCGCCGGCGGAGATGGCCCGCTGCAGGTCCAGGACGCGGCGGAAGCGGATCAGCGCCTCCTCGCGGTCGCCGTCGAGGCGCTTGACGAACACCCGCGCGCCGCTGCTCGTGCGCCCGGCCCAGTTGTTGTTGCGGCCGGCGAAGGATTCGAGGCTCTCCTGCGTCAGCGTTCCCAGCCCGAGCCGATGCAGCAGGTCGTTGACCTGGGGCGCATCGTCCAGAGAGGAGGCGCGCAGCCGCTCTTTCGGAAGAAGGGCAGTAGTCGACATATCGAGATGATGCCAGGGCGGCGCCTTTTATCTGCGGAAAGAGGCACCAAGCGGACGGCCAATGACACCAAGGTGACAAACGCTTGCGGCGGCTTCTGCGCGCCGGTCACTATTGAGCCATCCGAACGGCACAGCGGTTCGGCGGAAACGAGAAAACAAAGAGCACTTCACATAGAGGAGAATAAGATGGCTGAGAAGGACCTGGTCGACGGTTTCGAGAACTACACCGACCCCGAGGAGCTCGCCTTCGACGAGAACGGCGAGGAGGAGAGCCCCAGCACCCCGTGGTGCATCGCGAGCATCGTGATCACCGCCTCGGCCGGCTGCTGACCCGGGTCCCGGCCTTCCTTACTCCTTGAGACTGTGCCCGCCGTCACCACTGGGTGGCGGCGGGCACAGTTCTTTTTCCTGCCGCCGCACAGCGCCCGGAGAGTGGCGCGATGGTGCCATTCTTTTGCCAG comes from Nonomuraea gerenzanensis and encodes:
- a CDS encoding oxygenase MpaB family protein yields the protein MLADRWPEERFQQLRQHADPAIDKVVAEYLEAQPAGRGALDLVKAVISELGQAKREARAPSGEPPASEIFDAIGFVEDLPEWGDDRELLARGQAVFADYGLYQSVALFFACLPMTYAEVSSAKVLADVSDLATHSLTRWAGESWQLLIDMMGLKVVNSLEIGRPGHTTAIGLRILHSFVRALIEERYADQWDTERYGPPVNQELLLATLFDFSVGTWEAMETMGVVLSEEERAANLYTWSIFGNLMGVEVCRDGPLTLDDVEPISARLGRLYDSSDEGRRLMARLLEEVEEFMPLGWRKMPRSLVHWIFHDAAHGANRVPKLLAVPMPAWWFTALFTVARRGHRHARLTRVVDGLLRWLARRVGRQIAIALADRQSQEQAALKIPAELAHAWSIKQSKPAMKTREVRRNVRRRVRGWLPGR
- a CDS encoding helix-turn-helix domain-containing protein gives rise to the protein MCRAKDHGGRRCPGGHSTTREAQTARQRLCRARKALAAAEAGGAPEAIRSARERVQQAEQAVTTVRTSRQPPGGAGDVRPHEGDVTPAPAPAPAAKRERDGIPTQTAESAAADLGVSVSTVHRWLRTGEIRKHGVTGHKDSRGRWVITLIGDAPSPPRADVEQQIRAAYDLLARRPGAWVGLAGVRELVDAPRDQVDDVLRRLERRPDVNMVPESNQKTLRQEDREAAITIGAQDKHLIWFDPQPALQDLPTANDARRSP
- the lxmK gene encoding class V lanthionine synthetase subunit LxmK, which codes for MSTTALLPKERLRASSLDDAPQVNDLLHRLGLGTLTQESLESFAGRNNNWAGRTSSGARVFVKRLDGDREEALIRFRRVLDLQRAISAGDTDDLRCPPLLGHDEEHRLLVFEWLEHGLAGNSLATKGEFDAGLARRCGRAIGALHRLPLTADRSAHPLPPTWALHALPLSLFSAARVAELHYWTLLQNDRPLITALEALREREQSVRPRTCHGDLRLDQFLLHDDRLHVVDWEEARVADPARDVGAFAGEWLHHAIRKINSDVDKVYGPGVTLTRELILERGAAEIAAVRPLISAFWQGYRDSGVTADADLAERATSFAGWHLLDRLLATAGMQTRLRPIDLAAAGIGRNALLEPARFVGTLGFTL
- a CDS encoding LxmA leader domain family RiPP, encoding MAEKDLVDGFENYTDPEELAFDENGEEESPSTPWCIASIVITASAGC